The Aquificaceae bacterium genome includes a region encoding these proteins:
- a CDS encoding RNA ligase, with translation MIAQDTLKEALKRNRLKSESFGDFEYLRFTDDFKDIPRGTVLFKDTVIWGYPHIGRIFQLSTGIPEQFEAPFWVEEKVDGYNVRVFMHDGEVYALTRGGYVCAFSTDRVLDFVDRRFFEDNPDLVLCMEVAGPENPYVEESPPYIKEDIRFFLFDIMRKNSQGFLPYREKLRLIEKYGLPSVERYGLYTPEQVEDLKELLRRLNEEGREGVVMKEDSERDKRVKYITSYANLNDIRITSLNMLGLPADYYTNRLLRLALFIEEEGLKKDEELYRELGEAFLTGLFEACKMAREEGKVRRVFRCRFRKRENALVFLEQIKHASVHIQVNQLALRQEGEFWLLEFEKVFLNMTGLLGHLLKGGSLID, from the coding sequence ATGATAGCGCAGGATACATTGAAGGAAGCTCTCAAAAGGAACAGGCTGAAAAGCGAGTCCTTTGGAGATTTTGAATACCTCCGTTTTACCGATGACTTTAAAGACATTCCAAGGGGGACAGTCCTTTTCAAAGACACCGTCATTTGGGGCTATCCCCACATAGGGAGGATATTCCAGCTCTCCACGGGCATTCCCGAGCAGTTTGAAGCCCCCTTCTGGGTGGAGGAGAAGGTGGATGGCTACAACGTGAGGGTTTTTATGCACGATGGTGAGGTCTATGCCCTTACGAGGGGTGGGTATGTGTGTGCCTTCAGCACCGACAGGGTTCTTGACTTTGTGGACAGGAGGTTCTTCGAAGATAATCCTGACCTTGTGCTCTGTATGGAGGTGGCAGGTCCTGAAAATCCCTACGTGGAGGAAAGCCCACCTTACATAAAGGAGGACATCAGATTTTTCCTCTTTGACATCATGCGTAAGAATTCTCAGGGGTTTCTGCCCTACAGAGAAAAGCTAAGGCTCATCGAAAAATACGGTCTTCCCAGCGTGGAAAGGTATGGTCTGTACACCCCCGAGCAGGTTGAAGACCTTAAGGAGCTTCTCAGAAGGCTAAACGAAGAAGGGAGGGAAGGCGTTGTTATGAAAGAGGACTCAGAGAGGGATAAGAGGGTCAAATACATAACAAGCTACGCAAACCTGAACGATATAAGGATAACCTCGCTCAACATGCTCGGTCTTCCTGCGGATTACTACACCAACAGGCTTCTCAGGCTTGCCCTCTTCATAGAAGAGGAGGGGCTTAAGAAGGATGAGGAGCTGTATAGAGAACTGGGGGAGGCTTTTCTCACAGGTCTCTTTGAGGCATGCAAGATGGCAAGAGAAGAGGGAAAGGTGCGCAGGGTTTTCAGATGCAGGTTTAGAAAAAGGGAGAATGCGCTCGTATTTCTGGAGCAGATAAAACATGCATCCGTTCACATACAGGTAAACCAGTTAGCCCTGAGACAGGAAGGAGAATTCTGGCTTCTTGAGTTTGAAAAGGTCTTTCTTAACATGACTGGGCTTCTGGGGCATTTACTGAAGGGCGGCTCCCTGATAGATTAA
- a CDS encoding prohibitin family protein — translation MKGSAFDGFKSVGYFVVFILLILFLVLAGNPLVIVQSGFVGVKRTLGKIDPTPLVEGLHLRIPLLQTVEKVEIRTRAVEFTREKQNPISTLSRDGLPVNMDVAVLYRVDAQKAPELIREYGPDYEEKVIKQIVRTAVRDAIAEMESSIVYQERQKLQERIKREVAGQLARRYLLLEDVLIRDIRLPESVVKAIEEKRKAYEEAQRMQFLLEKEKLEAERKKVEAQGIAEANRIIAGSLTREYLMWKFIENIQEYARSQNNTIILLPYDTRMTPIINIPQGGQK, via the coding sequence GTGAAAGGCTCTGCTTTTGATGGCTTTAAGTCTGTGGGATACTTTGTAGTCTTTATATTACTAATACTTTTTCTTGTCCTTGCGGGTAACCCTCTTGTAATAGTTCAGTCTGGCTTTGTAGGGGTTAAGAGAACACTTGGTAAGATTGACCCGACCCCATTAGTGGAAGGACTGCACTTGAGGATTCCACTTCTGCAGACAGTTGAAAAGGTTGAGATAAGAACAAGGGCTGTAGAGTTCACCCGAGAAAAACAGAACCCTATAAGCACTCTCTCAAGGGATGGGTTGCCTGTAAACATGGATGTAGCGGTGCTTTACAGGGTTGATGCCCAAAAAGCTCCGGAGCTTATAAGAGAATACGGACCAGACTATGAAGAAAAGGTAATAAAACAGATAGTGAGAACAGCAGTAAGAGACGCCATAGCTGAAATGGAAAGTTCTATAGTCTATCAGGAAAGACAGAAACTGCAGGAGAGAATAAAGAGAGAAGTGGCCGGACAGCTTGCGAGAAGATATTTGCTTCTTGAGGATGTGCTCATAAGAGATATAAGACTTCCAGAGAGTGTGGTCAAAGCTATAGAAGAAAAAAGGAAGGCCTACGAAGAAGCTCAGAGGATGCAGTTTCTCTTAGAGAAAGAAAAACTTGAGGCCGAAAGGAAAAAAGTGGAAGCACAGGGTATAGCAGAGGCGAACAGAATAATAGCAGGTTCTCTTACGAGGGAATACCTTATGTGGAAGTTCATAGAGAACATCCAAGAGTATGCCAGAAGTCAGAATAACACCATAATACTTCTGCCCTACGATACCAGAATGACACCCATTATAAACATACCGCAGGGAGGTCAAAAATGA
- a CDS encoding phosphoglucomutase/phosphomannomutase family protein: protein MIKFGTDGWRAIIGDSFTFENVRKVAHAHARVLQKQGKKKVVVGYDNRFMSEHFALEVYRVFRALGFECFLTNKACTTPMVSFAVKYMGFDNGVVITASHNPPEYNGYKIKDSFGGSATPEFIAQVEEELKFAEVVKPEKFQPEYVNVWGEYTREVKSRVNMELFSQKDMLLVHDAMYGSALGTYSHVLSGTRIGVHQIRSYRDPLFGGHAPEPVEKHLEPLMLKVKALKAHLGIANDGDGDRIALVDDKGSFVNAQLIYVLLLYHLLRNKGMRNGVVVKTVSTTYLADRICRTEGVELKEVAVGFKNINEVILKERVIFGGEESGGYGIVDFLPERDGLFTGLNILELLMLKDKPLSEVIEEIFKNYGEAHFKRVDFHAEEDKKQKLRELIKNPPERLGNMKVSKVITLDGLKLVFENDGWVLFRASGTEPLIRVYAEMPSKDELEEVLRRAVELFD, encoded by the coding sequence ATGATTAAATTCGGCACCGACGGCTGGAGAGCCATAATAGGTGATTCCTTTACCTTTGAAAATGTAAGGAAAGTTGCCCATGCCCATGCAAGAGTTCTTCAGAAACAGGGAAAGAAGAAGGTGGTAGTGGGCTATGACAACCGCTTTATGTCCGAGCACTTCGCCCTCGAGGTCTACAGGGTTTTCAGAGCGCTTGGCTTTGAGTGCTTTCTTACCAACAAAGCCTGCACCACGCCCATGGTCTCTTTTGCTGTCAAGTATATGGGCTTTGACAATGGGGTTGTGATAACTGCCTCCCATAACCCTCCAGAGTATAACGGATACAAGATAAAGGACTCCTTTGGTGGCTCCGCCACGCCGGAGTTTATAGCGCAGGTGGAGGAAGAGCTGAAGTTTGCAGAAGTTGTAAAGCCTGAAAAGTTCCAGCCCGAGTATGTAAACGTCTGGGGCGAATACACAAGGGAGGTAAAGAGCAGGGTAAACATGGAACTTTTCTCACAGAAGGACATGCTTCTTGTGCACGACGCCATGTATGGCTCTGCTCTGGGAACATACTCCCATGTGCTTTCCGGCACGAGGATAGGGGTGCATCAGATAAGGAGCTACAGGGACCCCCTCTTTGGAGGGCATGCGCCAGAGCCGGTGGAGAAGCACCTTGAACCTCTTATGCTCAAAGTGAAGGCTCTGAAAGCTCACCTTGGCATAGCCAACGACGGGGATGGGGACAGGATAGCCCTTGTGGATGATAAGGGAAGCTTTGTGAACGCCCAGCTGATATACGTTCTGCTTCTTTATCATCTTCTCAGAAACAAGGGTATGAGGAATGGTGTTGTAGTAAAGACCGTCTCCACCACATACCTTGCGGACAGAATATGCAGGACTGAAGGTGTGGAGCTGAAAGAAGTGGCTGTGGGCTTTAAAAACATAAACGAGGTAATCCTGAAAGAAAGGGTCATATTCGGGGGAGAAGAAAGCGGTGGTTACGGCATTGTGGACTTTCTTCCAGAGAGGGATGGGCTTTTCACTGGACTTAACATACTTGAGCTCCTTATGCTCAAGGACAAACCTCTCTCTGAAGTGATAGAGGAGATATTCAAAAACTACGGGGAAGCACACTTCAAAAGAGTTGACTTTCATGCGGAGGAGGACAAAAAGCAGAAGCTCAGGGAACTCATAAAGAACCCACCGGAGAGGCTCGGGAACATGAAGGTCTCAAAGGTCATAACCCTTGATGGTCTCAAGCTGGTCTTTGAAAACGACGGGTGGGTGCTATTCAGAGCCTCCGGCACTGAGCCCCTCATAAGAGTTTACGCAGAGATGCCCAGCAAGGATGAGCTCGAGGAAGTTCTCAGGAGGGCGGTGGAGCTTTTTGATTGA
- a CDS encoding molecular chaperone TorD family protein: protein MELYKAFLYKFISLAFEYPGEDSLKALKESLEDLSLSLRNLGIDFDVEALKACLQEYEGEERLLDLQCDWNSLFATSLKAPSWETAYELEKAGRKAQELADIEGFYRAFGLEVRQGYEPDGLIPQLEFLSLLLLKKVHADEAEKAEIASKGYEYFFRDHLGRWYRLFCQLVEEETQEEYYRLMSKLMRSFLDRERQEIGVVLDLIEYRKEMLEGSTWECGIEGKTPQMFINQKAPPPS from the coding sequence ATGGAACTTTATAAAGCCTTCCTTTACAAGTTTATATCGCTGGCTTTTGAATATCCAGGGGAGGACTCCCTGAAGGCTTTAAAAGAAAGTCTTGAGGACCTCTCCCTGAGCCTTAGAAACCTTGGCATTGATTTTGATGTAGAAGCTCTGAAAGCATGTCTGCAGGAGTACGAGGGAGAAGAAAGGCTTTTGGACCTCCAGTGCGACTGGAATTCCCTTTTTGCCACATCTCTGAAGGCGCCCAGCTGGGAGACTGCTTACGAGCTTGAAAAGGCAGGAAGGAAAGCTCAAGAGCTTGCGGACATAGAAGGTTTTTACAGAGCCTTTGGTCTTGAAGTAAGGCAGGGATACGAGCCGGATGGATTAATTCCTCAGCTGGAATTTTTGAGCCTTTTGCTCCTGAAAAAGGTCCATGCGGACGAGGCAGAAAAGGCGGAGATAGCCAGCAAGGGCTACGAGTATTTCTTTAGAGACCACCTCGGAAGGTGGTACAGACTCTTCTGCCAGCTAGTTGAAGAGGAAACTCAGGAGGAGTACTACAGGCTCATGTCAAAGCTGATGCGTTCTTTCCTTGACAGAGAAAGGCAAGAGATAGGAGTTGTGCTTGACCTTATAGAGTACAGAAAGGAAATGCTTGAGGGTTCCACATGGGAGTGCGGTATAGAAGGCAAGACACCGCAGATGTTTATCAATCAAAAAGCTCCACCGCCCTCCTGA
- a CDS encoding ethylbenzene dehydrogenase-related protein → MRYTKALILGLIFSGVTFSQEMVCKRVKSLPLDPFDKVWASVKPLDVSLSGQAVTVPMELKPSVTSIAVRCLNDGKSIAFHMTWSDKTEDRFHLIGKFSDAVAVQIPYKPSADVPVTMGDKSQRVLILHWSAFRQENIEKGYSDTAKIYPNYAYDWYPHADPPYRYPENWANQYALNYIGGEKVFRKNTFNTPVREVIAEGYGSSTWKDIQGAEGKGVYRNGKWHVVIKRVFVEESTSNPEWGPGKETFASFAVWDGANGEVGARKSLSYSWIRLKVE, encoded by the coding sequence ATGAGATACACGAAAGCCTTAATCTTAGGGCTTATTTTTTCGGGTGTTACCTTTTCTCAGGAGATGGTATGTAAAAGGGTAAAAAGCCTACCCCTGGACCCATTTGATAAGGTTTGGGCAAGCGTCAAGCCTTTAGATGTTTCTCTCAGTGGTCAGGCTGTAACTGTTCCGATGGAACTTAAACCTTCAGTAACAAGCATTGCTGTAAGATGTCTCAACGATGGGAAAAGTATAGCCTTTCATATGACCTGGTCTGATAAAACTGAAGACAGGTTTCACCTCATCGGTAAATTCTCTGATGCTGTGGCGGTTCAGATTCCTTATAAGCCTTCTGCAGATGTTCCGGTAACCATGGGAGACAAAAGTCAGAGAGTTCTAATACTACACTGGAGTGCCTTCAGACAAGAGAATATAGAAAAAGGTTATTCCGACACTGCGAAGATATATCCTAATTATGCCTATGACTGGTACCCACACGCAGATCCACCTTATAGGTATCCTGAGAATTGGGCAAACCAGTATGCTTTGAATTACATAGGCGGTGAGAAGGTCTTCAGAAAGAACACCTTTAACACACCAGTAAGGGAAGTGATTGCAGAGGGGTATGGTTCTTCCACATGGAAAGATATACAGGGGGCAGAGGGCAAAGGTGTTTACAGGAATGGAAAATGGCATGTGGTTATAAAGAGGGTTTTTGTAGAAGAGAGCACTTCAAACCCTGAATGGGGACCTGGCAAGGAAACCTTCGCCAGCTTTGCAGTGTGGGATGGAGCCAACGGAGAAGTGGGGGCAAGGAAGTCTCTAAGCTATTCATGGATAAGGCTAAAGGTGGAGTGA
- the narH gene encoding dissimilatory nitrate reductase subunit NarG codes for MAHKAYNWQLNREVNYPYEPKRPKKQFAMVMDLNKCIACQTCTVACKTTWTPGRGQEYMLWNNVETKPWGFYPLGWDIKLLELLDGSKKTVFDAPEGEIVLGWKPDELDWMYPNVGEDEVNEPVDVGTVLENLPHPIWMFYLPRICNHCTYPACLAACPRQAIYKREEDGIVLIDPERCEGYQECIKACPYKKTHFNFVARISQKCIGCFPRVEDGYQPQCVITCIGKIRLMGFISPPEKARPENPIDFLVHVKKVALPIYPQSGLEPNVYYIPPINVPVSFLKQMFGPGAEHAVKTYMAMREGKEPELQALLHLFGSTPRIPHTFKVDKKEVVAYDEAGKEIVRVPMVEPVQFRPHKDEKLDVVRQDIP; via the coding sequence ATGGCGCACAAAGCCTACAACTGGCAACTTAACAGGGAAGTTAACTATCCCTACGAGCCCAAGAGACCAAAGAAACAGTTCGCGATGGTTATGGACCTCAACAAATGCATAGCCTGTCAGACATGCACAGTAGCCTGCAAGACCACATGGACACCCGGAAGAGGTCAGGAGTATATGCTCTGGAACAATGTGGAGACAAAACCTTGGGGCTTTTATCCTCTCGGCTGGGATATAAAGCTTCTTGAACTTCTTGACGGTAGCAAGAAAACTGTCTTTGATGCACCAGAAGGAGAAATAGTTCTCGGATGGAAGCCTGATGAGCTTGACTGGATGTATCCAAACGTGGGTGAGGACGAGGTCAACGAGCCAGTAGATGTGGGGACTGTCCTTGAAAACCTACCCCATCCAATATGGATGTTCTACCTTCCAAGAATATGCAATCACTGCACCTATCCTGCATGCCTCGCCGCCTGTCCAAGACAGGCAATATACAAGAGGGAAGAGGATGGAATAGTACTCATAGACCCAGAAAGGTGTGAGGGTTATCAAGAATGCATAAAGGCCTGTCCTTACAAGAAAACACATTTCAATTTTGTGGCAAGAATCTCTCAGAAGTGTATCGGATGCTTCCCAAGGGTTGAAGATGGCTACCAGCCTCAGTGCGTCATAACCTGTATAGGTAAAATAAGGCTCATGGGCTTTATAAGCCCACCTGAAAAGGCAAGACCTGAAAACCCTATAGACTTTCTGGTTCATGTAAAAAAAGTTGCACTGCCAATATATCCTCAAAGTGGGCTTGAGCCTAATGTTTATTACATACCGCCCATAAATGTTCCTGTTAGCTTTCTAAAACAGATGTTTGGGCCTGGTGCAGAACATGCAGTGAAGACATACATGGCTATGAGAGAAGGTAAAGAGCCGGAACTTCAAGCACTTCTGCACCTCTTTGGCTCAACCCCCAGAATACCTCATACCTTCAAGGTAGATAAGAAAGAGGTCGTGGCATACGATGAAGCAGGAAAGGAGATAGTCAGAGTTCCAATGGTTGAGCCTGTTCAATTCAGACCTCACAAAGATGAAAAGCTTGATGTGGTGAGACAGGATATACCTTAA